The nucleotide window CGAAAACTGTGGCATAAAGCCTACAGGTGCACTTGTTCCATCAAGTTTCATCACAGTTTGTCCGCGCACAATATACGTCGACATACTGCCAGCCTTCCATGACCAAAGCGTGCCATTCTGCAAATCGATTAACGCAAAATCAATCGTCGCATACATGTCTATTTCACGCTTCAATGACATAACATAGTGTAACGTATGCATTGCTGTTTCTGGATTCATATTATACAACAAACATTCACGCATCATGCGGATTAGCTTTCGACTTTCTCGCTGTGCCTCTTTATTTTGTCCCATTCCATCAGAAAGCATAACCGCTGTTAAACCTGCATGTATTGGAAAAATAGCATGCGCATCACCAGAGCCGTTTACAAGCTCCTTCGCCTGACTATAGCTATCATAAGCCAGCTCATAGCGAACAGCGGAACGAAAACGTACTTGCATATGGCGGAAAGGCTCCTGTTTCATCTCATAATGCTCGACAAATAAAGGCTCCTGCCAAACATCATAAAAAATTGGCACAATTAAGCGCTCGCAAAGCTGTAACATATCATATTGATTGCTCTTTTTCGGTGTCAATGAGCATACAACGATGCGCTCACCTGGTTTGCTTTGTAAAACATCTATTTGAAAGCAAGGTACATATGCCTGCTTAAATGCGGTCATAAGCTCATCCTCAATAGATTGAAAGGACAATGCCTCCTCTTTAATTTCCTGCATTAATCGCTGTAAATGACGACTCAAATCACGCAGCTGTAAAGCAATCATTTTTTTTCCGTGATAAAATTGCCCATTCATTTGCTCCTGATAAAGCTGTGCTTCCAATTCCTCTAGCAATTTTGTCGACTTCACACACTTTTGCTTCACTTGCTCCTCTGTACGTAACACTTCCGCAGGTTTAGTTGCCGCTTTTGCCGTACACCAATTCTCTACAGTTTGTGCCATTTCCGCATCAGCCCAGCAGCGCTCGTAGCGAAAACAGCTCATACATGTCGCTAAAGGCTCAATCTTTTTCTTTTGCACATAATCAGCTGTAAAACGATCGAAGACAAGCTCCTTCATAAAATCTACGAAATGCTGGAATTGCATTAGGTTTTCAGTCGCATGCTCTGTCATCCATGCCTGTCTTTTTAATAAAACCTCATCTCGCTCTGGGTAAAATAAATCGTGTAGTGTTGTAAATAATGATTGTGGGAGTAGTAGAAAAATAGTTGCTGCCATAACAATTGAGAAGAAATATACGATATCAAGTGGGAGTGTCGCATCATAAAAAAAGAATAAAGCACTAGGTACTATGCTACCTAATGCAACGCCTAGTCGTCCAAGTCGTTTACAGCTTCCTGCAATGACGCCTGTCACAGCATATAGTGCAAGCATCCCAGTAAAGGACAGGCTTGCAATACCTAGCAAAGTTCCTAAAATTGTAGCAGTCATCGTCGCTATCGGAACACCTGCTACTCTCGCTGCGATACAAATAATAAGATGCAGCATAAAGATTGTTAAGGAGAGCGAATAAATAACAACCGACTGCATTCCTCCAAGCATCGCCGCCGCAATAACAAAGCCTGCACCAATGCGCTCATACGACCATTCCGTCTGCCAAAACTGATACGGGCGTACAAAGAACAGCTGTATAAATAATGTCATCAATACAGCTAGTACAACTTCATAGCCTACATAAAGCAACACGAGAAATGGAGGCATGCCACCATAAGAAATGCTTTGCCATGGCATTTGAACAATTAAGGTAGCTAACCCTACCGCCAAGGCTGTTGGCATTTTATAAAATTTGAAGCGACATAGCAGCTCAAAAGCCCCAAGCTGTAAGCATAAAATAACAGCTTGTCCTAACCCAAACGATAATGAGCCTAATAAGCCTCCAATAATAACCGTTGTACGCAAATTATCATAGCGCAATCGCACAATTGCCCAAAATGGCAATAAAAACGGTAATGTCGCTTCAAAAAATACAGCCTGCGCTAAAAAATAGGCGATGATAAAAAAGGCTACTTGTAAACTATACGTAACCTTTTTATTTTTCGCATGCTCCTTCAGCCCTTGCCACATAGAAGGTGTTTCTAGCATTTCCACTCGTGTCATATCGTCATCTCCTCTAGCTTTTTTGCCATTATATAAAACTACAAGCGTAAAATTTGTCTGTTCATATAAGCAACTAGAAAAAATGTTTCGACGAATTTTTGGCAAATAGGAGAGAAAGTGAGGGATTTGGTGAATCATTCATCACATCCTCTGTCACAAAAAGGAAGGATATGTCCAATGAAGTTCTTATGTGAAAAAAATTTATGGATTGATTATACTTATATATAGTGACATAGATAGGAGTACATCAAGCATGACTAAAAACTTTACATATTTAGCGTTACTTTGCTCTTTCAGTATGCTATTAATTATCGGCGGCGTTTTGTTAGCAAAATTACCTGTTATCGTACAAATACTTATGATTAGCATCGGCTTAATTTTAGGGATTGTATGCTTCATCTCCCTTATTCGATTGCTAGTAACGCAAAACAAGTAGTAAAACGAAAAGGCTGTTCAACAAATTCGTTGAACAGCCCTTATATGTTACACCTTTTCTACGCCTGAAATAGCCAGTCAATTACGCCTCGGCGTAATTGCGTCCAGATTTTTTCAAGCAAGCCTGAGAAACGCCTCTTCAAAATCTGTGACATCCACCGTAGGCTTTATTTTTATTTAGTAAGTGCCTAAACGCTTGCTAAATGAAAACAAATTAACCTCGTCTAGCTCCACGGCCACCGCGTTTTGATTCTGTTGCACGTTTTAATGTTGTAAGACGCTCATCGCTATCCTTCAAGAAACGCGCCATTTTTTGCTCGAAAGTCTCTTTTGGTTGACGATCGTTGCGCTCGTTTGATCGATTATCGCGACGTGGACGTTGAGGACGCTCTGGTCGCTCTGGTTGAGGCTTCGCTTTGCGGATTGAAAGACCAATCTTACCGTCAGCTTCAACATTCATCACCTTGACTTCAACTGTATCTCCTACTTTTAGAAGCTCATTGATGTCTTTCACATAGTTGTCTGCCACTTCACTAATGTGTACTAAACCCGTTTTGCCATCTGGCAGCTCAACGAATGCTCCAAAATTTGTGATGCCTGTTACCTTACCTTGTAATTTGCTGCCTACTTCAATTGACATAAAAAAAATGCTCCTCCTTAAAAATTAAGCGACTTCAAAAGTCATGTACTAAGTATACTGAAACTTTTAAAAATTTAGACATATCTACACCGTATCATAATTGATAATCGTTTCTATTCTATTATAACGAACAGGATAGTTGTGTCAATAACGCGGTATTAAATCCAATCCATTTCATACCAAGAAAGGCGATCCATTATTTTGAATACGGATTCGCCCTTACGATTATTCATCGTCCTTTTCTTGTTGCTCATCTTTTGGAATTGTGAAAATGATTTCACCTTCCTCAGACATAAAATATTCTTTACGTGCTAGCTTTGCGATATACTCATCATCTTCCAGCTTTGCAATTTGCAACTTGAGCATGTCCTGCACTTCTTGAATTTGCTCAAGATCTGCAAGAACCTCTACTTTTTGCCCCTCCTTCACATGAAGGCGGTCATATTGCTTCATCAACATACTAGATAAACTAAAAATCACTACACCTGCTACAACTAAAAAAGCGAGCATTCTACGTCGTCTACGAATAAGCTGCTGCTTTGAATATTTGCTTTTTATATTATTTTCATTAGAACGAATATAATCATTATCTAATTGTCTCACTCTGTTAGGTGATGGTTCTTGATGATTTCTTTGCCCCATCCTCTTCACCTCACAATTTTGAATAGTACAGCCATTATACTTTGTCCAGACTATTTTTTAAAGCGGTATTTAGTCATTACTTTATACAGTTTCATGACAGGGGTAAAGAGAAACAAAACTATTGATCTAAATATACGCCAGCACACTAGGAAGAAACGACTAATAATATAAATAACCCAATAAATCGGGCGAATAAAAAGCAATACAAACAAACGACCAATAAATCGGAAAAAGCGCCTGAACAATTTATCGTATAGAAAAATACCAGCTAGCTGAAATAGTGGATCAACAGCGCGCCACTGCCCACCCTTTGTCACATATAAAAAATAAAATGTACAAAATCCAAGCGCAATCCATACGATAAGCTCTAGCATGACACCACATTGCCGAACCCACTGTCGCCTTGGTAAGCTACTCCATACCGCTCGAGTACTGTCAATCACGCAGCCTACAAATATACCACTTGCAAGCATGATGACAGCACTCATTAGCTGCGCTGAAATCGTCATCCGAATAATTTATGGATAAAGCCTTTTGCTGCACTTTCTTCTTCATCGTACTGCATAAGCTTCACGTTGCCTTCTAATGTAAGGAGACCCTTGTCCACGTCTAAATGCACGATGCGTAGCTCCTCACCTCGAATGAGCAAATGCCCTTGAGATGTATGGATGAAAAATTCCTCCTGATCAAAACGCTCAATTGCTTTTATTGATGTCATGTCCATTCGCTTGCGATTGCGAATCGTCACTATATGCTCGCCCGACGGAATTGTATAGCGATTACTTTCTTGATGTAATGTCATGTCCATCTCCTCCTTTTCGCTTCTGTCACACTTTATGCAAAAGAAAGTGAAAGCATGACTTGAATTATTTATGTAATTAATAAAAATGTGAAGGCAAGTATATTCAGAAAAAAATGATTAAAGTATAGACTTCAAAAAAATGTTTAGCTAAAAATACCTATTACCGATAAATAAACTTCCAAAAATCAAGGAGATTAATGCTATAATTAATTTACTAAATAACATTTATTGTGCGATAAGAGAGGTAAAATACATGAGTTACTCACTTGATTTTTCAATTGAAGAAGCAAACGAGCTATTACAGCAGCTTCATCAAACTCAGCAGCAATTTTTCTTTTCAGATAAAGAGTTATTAAAGCTATCAAGGCAATCCATTAAGCCTATTTTAGAAAAAACGTGTAAAAATATTGCCAAACTAATGAAATGTGAACGAGTGGAAGTTTGGCTGTTTAATGAGGAGCAAACACAGCTAACAATTGAAATGAGCTATGACAGCAAAGGTACCTCTCCCTTTTCTAATGTCACTCTTTTAAAGCATTATATTCCGACCTATTTTGAGGCAATTGTACATAAACGAACACTGGCTGTAGATAATATTGCAGTAGACCCCGTAATGGAGGGCTTACGTGAAAGCCTCTCGCTTGAATATTATCAATTTCAATCAATGCTCGATGCCTCCATTGTTTTAAATTGGGGCGTAGGTGGTGTCATTTGTTGTTTTTCTGAGCAGCAGCGCCATTGGACACCTGTTCATAGGCATGTACTGGCTTCAGTAGCAGATATGTTTGCTTTTATTTTTGATCGCTTGCACCGTCAAGAGGCAGAAAACTATATATACAAGCTAGCATTTACAGACACGCTGACAAATTTAAATAATGAACATGCATTTTATAAAAAAGTAGACCAATATTTAGCTCAAGATGAGCTCGGCATTTTCATTTATATGACGTTAGATCAATTTACAAATATCCGTAGTGTACTTGGCCATGAAGGTGGAGAAGAAGTGCTAGTAAACTTCGCACAGCGTCTATATTGCGCATTTCCTGAACCAGCAATCATCGCTCGCATTGGCTTCGATCATTTCGTCATATATGTACCGCTTGCGCATAAGGACAAGCCGTTCCTAAATAAAAAAATTACAAATGCCTTAAAAGAACCGATGATTATTAAAGGGCAGGAAGTCTATATAACATTTAGCTATGGCGCTGCTTATTATCCTGCTGATGTAGACAATGTCAAGGACGGCTTGCAGGTCGCGCAAATTGCACTTGAGCATGCACGAAAACAAAAATCTCGTAAAGCAATCGGATTTTATCAACCGTCAATGCACAAATCTATGAAAGAAAATCTTTTATCTGAAATGAACTTACAAAAAGGGCTCGACTTAAAGCAATTTCAATTATTTTATCAGCCGCAAGTGTGCTGTAAAACGGGGGAAATAGAAGGCTTTGAAGCATTGATTAGATGGCAGCACCCAGAGCGTGGGCTTATTCCTCCTATCAATTTTATTAACTTAGCTGAATCAACAGGGCTTATTAAATTAATTGGAGAATGGGTTATTCAAGAAGCGATTGCACAACTCAAAAAATGGCATGCTGAAGGCAAGGAGCATTTAAGCTTGTCCATTAATTTATCACCCGTGCATTTCCTTTCTGCTAACTTGCCTGCATATTTATTACAATGCACACAATCAGCTGGTATAGCACCACAAAGCTTGATATTAGAAATTACAGAAAATGTGGCGATTGAAGACCGCGATGCTGCAAGAAATCGAATGGCTGAGCTAAGAGCAATGGGCTTCCCCATTTCAATTGACGATTTTGGTACAGGCTACTCATCCTTTGCTTATTTGCAAAATCTCCCTGTCCAGCAAATTAAAATTGATCGCCAATTTATACGCCATATAAGCAAAAATGAAAACAGTGCTGCCATTGTCCAAACAATTGTCCAGCTTGGTAAAACATTGAATTTACAAACTGTGGCAGAGGGTGTTGAAACAAAAAAGGAATGGGATTTATTAAAGCAGTTTGGCTGTGATAGCATACAAGGTTTTTATTTCAGCAAGCCACTACCTGTAAATGAAATAGATCAACTTCTTCAAAATGCTGGAGGTTCTTATAATGAAAATCAATCTACCTAAACTTCCTTCTTCTTTAACTAAGAGGGATTTCTCAACTATTTTAAATGAGGAGTATCCTGAGCTTGAACGATGTGAAATTATTGATAGCTCCTTTATGAACGAGGAAGTCGAACGGGTTCGACTTGATCAAGTCGTATTAAAAAATTGCCAATTTAATTATACAAATTTCAGCCATATCCAATTAACCGATGTCCGCTTTGAAAATTGCGATTTATCCAACGTAAATTTTAGTAAATCCTCCATTCATCGCGTAGAGTTTATTAACTGTAAGCTATTAGGAAGCCAATTTCCTACATCTTCTTTAGGCAATGTTAAATTCGACAATTGCATTTTACATTTAGTTACATTTGACAGTGCAAAGCTAGAAAAGGTGATATTTAACGAGGCAGTTTTAACAAATTCGGACTTTTATGAGTGCAAATTTAAAGGAATTGAATACACTCGCTGCAATTTGAATGATGCCAATTTCGAGCAAACTTCATTGAAAGGCATCGACATTAGCTCATCGAATTTTGAAACATTGACGATTTCGATTGATAGTTTAAATGGTTGTAAAGTATCATCGTCACAAGCGGTTCAGCTTGCTTCGTTAATGGGGGTTATCATTGTAGATTAATAAAGAGGCTAACATTAGTAGTACAAATCCTGACTATGGTTTGTGCTACTAATGTTAGTATGTTTTATTTATGGAGCTGCTGGAACTATATGAGCTCCTGTATTTGAATAATGAATTATAGCGTTACGTGTTGGATATGCTGCTGGGGTTCCACTGCCATCATTTTTTATATAAATACCGATATATTCAGGAGCAGATATACGTTCTTTATACGCATCAACTCTTACTCCCATTCCAGCATTACGATAGAATAAAACCGTAGCATCATCAACAGTTCCCTGGAAAATGCTTCTTCCCGGAATATACTCAGGTGTATTAGGGATATGTTTCCTTTGTTTATTCACATTTATGTAACCTGGATAATTTATTCCATGAACATTCACTATTGACCCAGAAAAGTTAGTA belongs to Lysinibacillus louembei and includes:
- the yabQ gene encoding spore cortex biosynthesis protein YabQ; this translates as MTISAQLMSAVIMLASGIFVGCVIDSTRAVWSSLPRRQWVRQCGVMLELIVWIALGFCTFYFLYVTKGGQWRAVDPLFQLAGIFLYDKLFRRFFRFIGRLFVLLFIRPIYWVIYIISRFFLVCWRIFRSIVLFLFTPVMKLYKVMTKYRFKK
- the yabP gene encoding sporulation protein YabP gives rise to the protein MTLHQESNRYTIPSGEHIVTIRNRKRMDMTSIKAIERFDQEEFFIHTSQGHLLIRGEELRIVHLDVDKGLLTLEGNVKLMQYDEEESAAKGFIHKLFG
- a CDS encoding SpoIIE family protein phosphatase; translated protein: MTRVEMLETPSMWQGLKEHAKNKKVTYSLQVAFFIIAYFLAQAVFFEATLPFLLPFWAIVRLRYDNLRTTVIIGGLLGSLSFGLGQAVILCLQLGAFELLCRFKFYKMPTALAVGLATLIVQMPWQSISYGGMPPFLVLLYVGYEVVLAVLMTLFIQLFFVRPYQFWQTEWSYERIGAGFVIAAAMLGGMQSVVIYSLSLTIFMLHLIICIAARVAGVPIATMTATILGTLLGIASLSFTGMLALYAVTGVIAGSCKRLGRLGVALGSIVPSALFFFYDATLPLDIVYFFSIVMAATIFLLLPQSLFTTLHDLFYPERDEVLLKRQAWMTEHATENLMQFQHFVDFMKELVFDRFTADYVQKKKIEPLATCMSCFRYERCWADAEMAQTVENWCTAKAATKPAEVLRTEEQVKQKCVKSTKLLEELEAQLYQEQMNGQFYHGKKMIALQLRDLSRHLQRLMQEIKEEALSFQSIEDELMTAFKQAYVPCFQIDVLQSKPGERIVVCSLTPKKSNQYDMLQLCERLIVPIFYDVWQEPLFVEHYEMKQEPFRHMQVRFRSAVRYELAYDSYSQAKELVNGSGDAHAIFPIHAGLTAVMLSDGMGQNKEAQRESRKLIRMMRECLLYNMNPETAMHTLHYVMSLKREIDMYATIDFALIDLQNGTLWSWKAGSMSTYIVRGQTVMKLDGTSAPVGFMPQFSVETQKMKLRADDVIFMVSDGLFSSELNWDEQESYFLELIKQRIAEKMPIDVLLYDVMAHYKGRYDIEDDCTLIGLTLQHIIPQWATIKAN
- a CDS encoding sodium:potassium antiporter, giving the protein MTKNFTYLALLCSFSMLLIIGGVLLAKLPVIVQILMISIGLILGIVCFISLIRLLVTQNK
- a CDS encoding FtsB family cell division protein, producing the protein MGQRNHQEPSPNRVRQLDNDYIRSNENNIKSKYSKQQLIRRRRRMLAFLVVAGVVIFSLSSMLMKQYDRLHVKEGQKVEVLADLEQIQEVQDMLKLQIAKLEDDEYIAKLARKEYFMSEEGEIIFTIPKDEQQEKDDE
- a CDS encoding pentapeptide repeat-containing protein, which gives rise to MKINLPKLPSSLTKRDFSTILNEEYPELERCEIIDSSFMNEEVERVRLDQVVLKNCQFNYTNFSHIQLTDVRFENCDLSNVNFSKSSIHRVEFINCKLLGSQFPTSSLGNVKFDNCILHLVTFDSAKLEKVIFNEAVLTNSDFYECKFKGIEYTRCNLNDANFEQTSLKGIDISSSNFETLTISIDSLNGCKVSSSQAVQLASLMGVIIVD
- a CDS encoding sensor domain-containing phosphodiesterase, which gives rise to MSYSLDFSIEEANELLQQLHQTQQQFFFSDKELLKLSRQSIKPILEKTCKNIAKLMKCERVEVWLFNEEQTQLTIEMSYDSKGTSPFSNVTLLKHYIPTYFEAIVHKRTLAVDNIAVDPVMEGLRESLSLEYYQFQSMLDASIVLNWGVGGVICCFSEQQRHWTPVHRHVLASVADMFAFIFDRLHRQEAENYIYKLAFTDTLTNLNNEHAFYKKVDQYLAQDELGIFIYMTLDQFTNIRSVLGHEGGEEVLVNFAQRLYCAFPEPAIIARIGFDHFVIYVPLAHKDKPFLNKKITNALKEPMIIKGQEVYITFSYGAAYYPADVDNVKDGLQVAQIALEHARKQKSRKAIGFYQPSMHKSMKENLLSEMNLQKGLDLKQFQLFYQPQVCCKTGEIEGFEALIRWQHPERGLIPPINFINLAESTGLIKLIGEWVIQEAIAQLKKWHAEGKEHLSLSINLSPVHFLSANLPAYLLQCTQSAGIAPQSLILEITENVAIEDRDAARNRMAELRAMGFPISIDDFGTGYSSFAYLQNLPVQQIKIDRQFIRHISKNENSAAIVQTIVQLGKTLNLQTVAEGVETKKEWDLLKQFGCDSIQGFYFSKPLPVNEIDQLLQNAGGSYNENQST
- a CDS encoding polymorphic toxin type 50 domain-containing protein; protein product: MKKISVKFSFVVMFLLIFSTSVFAQSDMETVDVETTVIENVSLEQNVIVQPFSKVNPSLKNTNFSGSIVNVHGINYPGYINVNKQRKHIPNTPEYIPGRSIFQGTVDDATVLFYRNAGMGVRVDAYKERISAPEYIGIYIKNDGSGTPAAYPTRNAIIHYSNTGAHIVPAAP
- a CDS encoding S1 domain-containing RNA-binding protein: MSIEVGSKLQGKVTGITNFGAFVELPDGKTGLVHISEVADNYVKDINELLKVGDTVEVKVMNVEADGKIGLSIRKAKPQPERPERPQRPRRDNRSNERNDRQPKETFEQKMARFLKDSDERLTTLKRATESKRGGRGARRG